Proteins from a single region of Verrucomicrobiota bacterium:
- a CDS encoding glycosyltransferase family 2 protein produces MSNQSPLVETLHLSVVVPVHNEEKAIGKFVEGLLYFLKRGGVDAWEIIIVEDASHDRTYDIISSDFPEVKVLRNSIRLGSGAARKRGSIEAGGEFIAWIDGDGTYLPGDLINLFSVREDMDQVIGSRRCDYGKLALLRLMKKWFINRFVSCLWEREIPDLNSGLRVFKRSALLDIIDELPKGFSCTSTATLAALNRHQRVTFIPISYSPRIDGSRSKFHIIFDTFRLWRAIWIQWRKKDLFD; encoded by the coding sequence ATGTCAAATCAATCCCCCTTAGTGGAAACATTACACCTTTCAGTTGTCGTTCCTGTTCATAACGAGGAAAAGGCAATTGGTAAGTTTGTGGAGGGATTATTGTACTTCCTGAAACGAGGTGGTGTGGATGCATGGGAAATAATTATCGTGGAAGACGCCTCTCATGATCGGACTTACGACATCATTTCCAGTGACTTTCCTGAAGTGAAGGTTTTAAGAAACTCAATCCGTTTGGGCAGTGGTGCGGCCAGAAAGAGAGGGAGTATTGAGGCGGGAGGGGAGTTTATCGCATGGATTGACGGGGATGGGACATATTTGCCCGGCGACCTCATTAATCTTTTTTCCGTCAGGGAGGATATGGATCAGGTGATTGGTTCGCGGCGCTGTGATTATGGAAAGCTGGCCTTATTACGTTTGATGAAAAAGTGGTTTATCAACCGTTTCGTTAGTTGTCTCTGGGAGAGAGAGATACCGGACCTGAATTCCGGATTGAGGGTATTCAAAAGAAGTGCATTACTCGATATCATTGATGAATTACCCAAGGGATTCTCATGCACGAGCACGGCGACCCTGGCAGCACTCAATCGCCATCAGCGAGTCACCTTTATTCCGATTTCTTATTCCCCGAGGATAGATGGCTCCCGGAGTAAGTTCCACATCATCTTTGATACATTCCGTCTGTGGCGGGCGATTTGGATCCAATGGCGTAAAAAGGATTTATTCGACTGA